The following proteins are co-located in the Clostridiales bacterium genome:
- the atpG gene encoding ATP synthase F1 subunit gamma, producing the protein MRDIKRRIRSVSSMEHITNAMKLVSAAKLRKAKNTFEKTQEYFHYVTESIEEIFHHTNEVPSEYLKGNREIKSTCYIIVTSSRGLCGSFNSNIIKEAARQIAEDRGKPVIVAVGGKGKEYFEKRDYDIFEEYMLPPESISFLETHDISKPIIDMYNSGQIDEVVIIYTSFVSSLEQKVRSVTLLPFEINRDPDFPRLEKQVDYEPSVEEVFNYLVPKYVEIMVYGAIVESATCEHAARRIAMENATDNARDMIGELTLYYNRTRQAAITNEISEIVGGAEALK; encoded by the coding sequence ATGAGAGATATTAAGCGCAGAATCCGAAGCGTCAGCAGCATGGAACATATCACCAATGCCATGAAGCTCGTATCTGCTGCAAAATTGCGGAAAGCCAAAAACACCTTTGAAAAAACACAAGAATATTTCCACTATGTGACTGAGTCAATTGAGGAAATTTTTCACCATACAAATGAAGTCCCTTCGGAATACCTGAAAGGGAACCGTGAGATCAAGTCGACTTGCTATATCATCGTCACCAGCTCCAGAGGACTTTGCGGAAGCTTCAATTCCAATATCATTAAAGAAGCAGCAAGACAAATCGCTGAGGATCGGGGAAAACCGGTCATCGTGGCAGTTGGTGGAAAAGGCAAAGAATATTTTGAAAAGCGAGATTATGATATCTTTGAGGAGTATATGCTCCCGCCGGAAAGTATTTCCTTCCTGGAGACCCATGATATCAGTAAGCCGATCATCGATATGTATAATTCCGGACAGATTGACGAAGTAGTAATCATCTATACCTCGTTTGTCAGTTCCCTGGAGCAGAAGGTAAGATCTGTAACCCTCCTTCCCTTCGAGATCAACAGGGATCCGGATTTTCCGAGATTGGAAAAGCAGGTTGATTATGAGCCTTCGGTAGAAGAGGTCTTCAACTATCTGGTGCCAAAATACGTGGAAATTATGGTTTATGGCGCCATCGTAGAATCTGCCACCTGTGAACACGCTGCAAGGCGTATTGCCATGGAGAACGCCACCGACAATGCAAGAGACATGATCGGTGAGCTAACCCTCTACTACAACAGGACACGGCAGGCCGCCATCACAAATGAAATTTCCGAAATCGTAGGAGGCGCCGAAGCGCTGAAATAA
- a CDS encoding F0F1 ATP synthase subunit alpha: MNLRPEEISAVIREQIKQYKNELEISNFGTVIQVGDGIARIYGLDQCMAGELLEFPGDVYGMALNLEEDNVGTVILGPDKEIKEGDVVKPTGKVVEVPVGPELIGRVVNALGQPIDGKGPINTTKTRPVENIAPGVLQRKSVNQPLQTGIKAIDSMIPIGKGQRELIIGDRQTGKTAIAIDAILNQASEDVICIYVAIGQKKSTVAQMVQTLENKGSMKYTIVVSATASEVAPLQYIAPYAGCAMAEEFMYQGKDVLIIYDDLSKHAVAYRAMSLLLRRPPGREAYPGDVFYLHSRLLERAAKLSDELGGGSITALPIIETQAGDVSAYIPTNVISITDGQIFLESELFFTGQRPAVNAGISVSRVGGSAQIKAMKKVSSKVKLELAQYRELASFSQFGSDLDKDTKERLEHGTVLMEILKQPQYAPVKVEHQVMIIFAATNRYLVDVPVEEIKDFEKEFYSFMDTQYPEVGKEIKSTGKLEGETEEQLKTAILKFKSLRSSD, from the coding sequence ATGAATTTAAGACCAGAAGAAATCAGTGCGGTCATAAGAGAACAGATCAAACAATATAAAAACGAGTTGGAAATATCCAATTTCGGTACAGTAATACAGGTTGGTGACGGTATTGCCAGAATCTACGGTTTGGATCAGTGCATGGCGGGAGAACTACTTGAGTTTCCCGGCGATGTTTACGGCATGGCGCTGAATCTGGAAGAGGATAATGTCGGTACGGTTATTCTGGGGCCCGATAAGGAAATCAAAGAGGGCGACGTTGTAAAGCCAACCGGTAAGGTTGTTGAAGTTCCCGTAGGACCGGAACTGATCGGACGTGTTGTAAACGCACTTGGACAGCCAATCGACGGCAAGGGACCTATCAACACGACGAAAACCAGACCCGTGGAAAATATAGCTCCCGGAGTATTGCAGAGAAAATCGGTCAATCAGCCGCTGCAAACGGGAATCAAGGCCATCGATTCTATGATCCCCATTGGTAAGGGGCAAAGAGAACTGATCATCGGTGACAGGCAGACCGGAAAAACCGCCATTGCCATCGATGCGATTCTCAATCAGGCATCAGAGGATGTCATCTGCATCTATGTGGCCATAGGGCAGAAGAAATCCACCGTTGCGCAAATGGTTCAAACCCTTGAGAACAAAGGGTCAATGAAATATACCATCGTAGTTTCCGCGACTGCCAGTGAGGTTGCTCCGCTGCAGTACATAGCCCCTTATGCAGGCTGTGCAATGGCGGAAGAATTCATGTATCAGGGAAAAGATGTACTGATCATTTATGACGACCTTTCCAAGCATGCAGTTGCTTACAGAGCCATGTCACTGCTGCTTCGAAGACCGCCTGGGAGAGAAGCTTATCCCGGAGATGTATTCTATCTGCACAGCAGACTTCTTGAAAGAGCGGCAAAGTTATCCGATGAGCTGGGCGGCGGTTCCATTACGGCACTTCCTATCATTGAGACCCAGGCGGGAGACGTCTCCGCATATATTCCGACCAATGTAATTTCCATTACAGATGGTCAGATTTTCCTAGAATCAGAGCTTTTCTTTACAGGACAGAGACCTGCTGTTAACGCTGGTATTTCTGTATCCCGTGTAGGAGGAAGCGCACAGATCAAGGCCATGAAAAAGGTATCCAGTAAGGTAAAACTAGAATTAGCACAATACAGAGAGCTGGCAAGCTTTTCACAGTTTGGTTCCGATCTTGATAAAGATACAAAAGAACGGCTGGAACATGGTACTGTTCTGATGGAAATTTTAAAACAGCCTCAGTACGCACCTGTCAAGGTCGAACACCAGGTTATGATCATCTTTGCCGCGACCAACCGCTATCTTGTGGATGTTCCGGTCGAAGAAATCAAGGATTTTGAGAAGGAGTTCTACAGCTTTATGGATACCCAGTATCCGGAAGTGGGAAAAGAAATCAAGTCCACCGGTAAGCTGGAAGGGGAAACAGAAGAGCAGCTCAAGACTGCAATCTTGAAATTCAAATCGCTGAGATCATCCGATTGA
- the atpH gene encoding ATP synthase F1 subunit delta — protein sequence MAELTVDMTYGKALFEAASDVNKTEILLQESLEVLDILKREPEFFEFIKTPVVSAAEKKQAITKIFSGRISDELIHLLWILIDKGRAKEFENIVRRFKQLIDESQGFSTGTIFSVGPLSAEQLSTFEEKTSNLIRKKVKLENRTDSSIIGGVRIFIEGKVIDATVRKRLNDLGESLRSQ from the coding sequence ATGGCAGAATTAACAGTTGATATGACATATGGAAAAGCCTTGTTTGAGGCAGCATCCGATGTAAATAAAACGGAAATTCTTCTGCAGGAGTCTCTGGAGGTTTTGGATATCCTAAAAAGGGAACCTGAATTTTTTGAGTTCATAAAAACTCCTGTTGTGTCTGCTGCAGAAAAAAAGCAGGCAATAACAAAGATTTTTTCGGGGAGAATAAGTGATGAGCTCATTCATCTGCTGTGGATTCTGATTGACAAGGGGAGAGCCAAAGAGTTCGAAAACATTGTCCGCAGGTTCAAACAGTTGATTGATGAAAGCCAGGGGTTCTCTACGGGAACCATATTCTCTGTAGGGCCGCTTTCAGCGGAACAGCTTTCCACTTTTGAAGAAAAAACAAGCAATCTGATCCGCAAGAAAGTAAAGCTCGAGAACAGAACCGATTCCTCAATCATTGGAGGAGTCAGGATCTTTATTGAAGGTAAGGTTATCGACGCTACGGTAAGAAAGCGTCTCAATGACCTCGGAGAAAGCCTAAGATCTCAATAA
- the atpF gene encoding F0F1 ATP synthase subunit B translates to MEKYADLIHLDWTLLMVAVNFLILYVILKLFFFKKVHQFMLDRQNAVKDAFDQADRTNLIADEQLAEYKKQLANIENEGREIIKNAKIRAEAQAKEIVDDASRKASEMILQAHRDIERDRLKAVVEMKQQIGGLAIYAAEKIIEKQLDAAGQEDIIQRVIEQAGNSGWQN, encoded by the coding sequence TTGGAAAAATACGCAGATCTAATCCATTTGGATTGGACTTTACTGATGGTAGCAGTGAACTTCCTGATCCTTTATGTCATACTCAAGCTTTTCTTCTTCAAAAAAGTGCATCAGTTCATGCTGGATCGACAGAATGCAGTAAAGGATGCTTTTGATCAAGCTGACAGAACAAACCTTATTGCCGATGAACAACTGGCAGAATATAAGAAGCAGCTTGCAAACATCGAGAATGAAGGCAGGGAAATTATAAAGAACGCCAAGATTAGAGCCGAGGCACAGGCGAAAGAGATCGTTGATGATGCCAGCAGGAAGGCCAGCGAAATGATTCTGCAGGCACATAGGGATATCGAACGCGATAGACTCAAGGCGGTGGTCGAGATGAAACAGCAAATCGGAGGTCTCGCAATTTATGCTGCTGAGAAAATCATTGAAAAGCAGCTGGATGCTGCCGGACAGGAAGATATTATTCAGCGGGTGATAGAACAGGCAGGTAATTCGGGATGGCAGAATTAA
- the atpE gene encoding ATP synthase F0 subunit C — protein MSLVTPEAFVLGMSALGAAIVMIGILGIGIGQGFAAGKAVEGVARQPEAQGDILKTMLVGQAVAETTGIFAFIVSIVLLFANPFISML, from the coding sequence ATGTCATTAGTAACACCGGAAGCATTTGTATTGGGTATGTCCGCACTTGGAGCTGCCATCGTAATGATCGGAATTTTGGGTATCGGTATTGGCCAGGGCTTTGCGGCAGGCAAAGCGGTAGAAGGCGTAGCCAGACAGCCCGAAGCACAGGGAGATATTTTAAAGACGATGCTGGTTGGTCAGGCTGTTGCGGAAACAACAGGTATCTTTGCGTTCATCGTTTCCATCGTGCTCCTGTTTGCGAATCCTTTCATCAGCATGCTCTAG
- the atpB gene encoding F0F1 ATP synthase subunit A has protein sequence MHLGPRIIYSIGGINITETVLYSLIVSAVMIAFAFISTRKMRRIPKGSQAFAEWIVESIYNLVANTMGKENIRFAPYIGTLFIFLILGNSLGLYEQRPVTADLNTTFALAGITFVLIHYNAIRSQTLKGYIKHLSSPYPFMLPINLVGELAFPLSLSFRLFGNITGGVIIMALLFGGLEGITEGMEITIPFLLIGIPLPANFFFDIFEAGLQAFIFTMLTMVFISNGIIKHEHH, from the coding sequence ATGCATCTTGGGCCGAGAATTATTTACAGCATAGGCGGGATTAATATAACCGAAACGGTTTTGTACTCACTCATCGTCAGTGCCGTTATGATTGCCTTTGCTTTCATATCCACGAGGAAAATGAGACGGATTCCCAAGGGCTCGCAGGCATTCGCCGAATGGATTGTAGAATCCATCTACAATTTGGTTGCGAATACCATGGGCAAGGAAAATATACGCTTTGCCCCTTATATTGGAACCCTGTTCATTTTTTTAATCTTGGGAAATTCGCTGGGACTCTATGAACAAAGACCGGTGACCGCCGACCTCAACACGACGTTCGCACTTGCCGGGATCACGTTTGTACTGATCCACTACAATGCGATTCGTTCCCAGACCTTGAAGGGATATATCAAGCACCTGTCCTCGCCATACCCCTTCATGCTGCCGATCAATCTTGTGGGTGAGCTTGCATTTCCGCTCTCTCTCTCTTTCCGACTGTTCGGTAACATTACAGGAGGCGTCATCATTATGGCGCTGCTGTTTGGAGGACTGGAAGGAATTACAGAAGGCATGGAAATTACGATTCCATTCCTGCTCATCGGAATTCCTTTGCCCGCGAACTTCTTCTTCGATATTTTCGAGGCAGGACTTCAGGCATTTATCTTTACCATGTTAACTATGGTATTCATCTCCAATGGAATTATCAAGCACGAACACCATTAG
- a CDS encoding ATP synthase subunit I, translating into MNGLTAFKNKIFKYGIVATAIIELASIPLLGFDVQFLYGLALGTAIAIVNFNLMAFTFQLVLERHNASLAFIGYLIRLAVYGAGFIASLHVGMISAMGTALGYLTLKLAMFYLHGLKAEFSKGRTVREEPEELQPKKHWYDFKEYEELDN; encoded by the coding sequence ATGAATGGATTGACGGCCTTTAAGAACAAAATTTTTAAATATGGAATCGTGGCTACCGCCATAATTGAACTGGCATCAATTCCTCTATTGGGATTTGATGTTCAGTTTTTATATGGTCTCGCGCTGGGAACCGCGATTGCAATTGTGAATTTTAATCTTATGGCGTTTACCTTTCAGCTCGTATTGGAGCGGCACAACGCTTCGCTGGCCTTTATTGGTTATCTCATTCGGCTGGCCGTTTACGGCGCTGGTTTTATTGCATCCCTTCATGTGGGAATGATTAGCGCAATGGGCACGGCACTGGGGTATTTGACCCTTAAGCTGGCAATGTTCTATCTGCATGGACTGAAAGCGGAATTTTCCAAAGGCAGGACTGTCAGAGAAGAGCCTGAAGAGCTGCAGCCGAAGAAACACTGGTATGATTTTAAAGAATACGAGGAGCTTGACAACTAA